The Deinococcus aquaticus genomic interval ATATATTTGAGGATGGTCATGCATCACAGCCCTCAGCAATTCTATTCTCACCCACTACCCTTACAGCAACAGCACAGACGGCGCTTACTGTTGGTATATATGCCATTGAAGTTAGTAAGAGTGCTGCATATGCAGTTGCCACGCTAAAGGCTAATGGAGTGGTAATAGCTACTCTGTCGAGTCCGGTTAAGAGTAGTAATGTATTTGGTATAAGCTTCTCTGATTCATATGTTGCATTGCATATTGATGGCTTTAGGAAGGTTGTAAGCGACTTATCTGCTAAGCCTACTTACACTATGAATGCTAGTTCCGGCAAGCTTTGGGAACTTGAATTAGACTTCATACCGCTGGGTAATTACTCTGCTGAGGTAATAGCTTTGTCTAGTGCATCTAGCATTATTGAGGCAAGAGCTGTTGCTAACGGTCAGCAGATAGTAAATCTAGGTTCTGCGCCCGCACCTGCTAGCTTGATAATCAATGCCAGTGGACATAGCACGGCATCAGTAAACAGGTTCGGGGTATCGAGTACCCAGAATCAAGGGAAGCTAGTGCTGAATGGCATTGATGCTTCTGTAGAAACATTCCCAGCCAATGATTTGATAACCGTTGAATATCTATCTGGATTCTCGACACTACTGCCATATCTTGAAACTGGTGTAAACACATTCAGCGCATCTGGAAACAGCCAATTTATGATTGCATGGCATAAGAGGTATTACTAATGAATTTTGAATTATTTTTGATTAATCCAGTCACCTACTCAAAGGAAAGCAATAAGGCATTCAGCAATGCTTTTGGTCTGACTATTGAGAAGAGTCTGAATGGCATAGGTAGCTTTAGCTTTGCTGTTGCGTTAGGACAAGCCAAGTTCAAGCAAGCCATCACGCATCAGGCCGGTATGAAACATGTGATGGTTTATGCCGATGGCAAGCCATACATGCATGGAATAATTACAAGCTATGACAGTTCGGATATTGGACTGACTAAGATTGAATGCCGTGAAGTGCTACAGCTATTGCAGGACAGCATCATAGAAGGCAAATATGAAATAACGAATATCCAGTCTGAATACATCCCGCCTAGCACGGGTGTAGATGTGGCTGACCATTATGACTTGGTGCAGTATCCATATTGGAACAAAGCTAATGGATTGGGCTACTGGTATGCGAGAAGTATCCTACTGTCACCCGCTACGGATAAGTTGCCTAGCATCTCTGACTATGGATTAAAAGAAGATTCTAACGGTGTATCGATGGGCAGCGGTGAATTAGCTAAGAACTTTGTCTATAATAGGTATTTTGCTGAAAACCCGAAAGATAACTATTCTTACATGGTCAAGTCAAATGGCATTGGTGCTTTGAGTGTCCTTCCGATTTGCAGCGATGAACCGCCATACCCACAGGGGATACTATTTGATGCGGTTTACAGCATTTCAGAAACTACTGGAGAACCGCTAGACGGCTACGTATTTGCGGCTGTGATTGACTACGAGGGTAAGATTTCTCAGATGTACCAGCATTCTCTTCCTGTATTCAATTTCAACAATCGTGAGGTATCGGGTCTGTATGCAGCCGCACGGGGTGAGGTTGAATGCTATTACGATTTCAAAACACTGGAATCTGAATACATTGTTGATAGAACAATAGTCATCAACTTCAATGGTCAGAGAAAAATCACATCATTTGAAGGTATGTCTTTCCCCAAATCTCTGTTCGATGTATCCAAGCTAAATGCCAGAGGTGCTATCTGTGTAAGTCAAGGGACTACCATAACCTCAGCGCTAATTGGTAAAGATTCTGAATCTAGCATTGTTGATTTTATCAATGAGTCTTCTGATTCGATAGCTTTTTCAATGCATGAAGATAGTGCGCCTGCTAATGCCTATGTCACAAAGCTTTCTTACAGCGATTCTGATAGATGGTCAATTATCTCTGACTTGCTGAACATAGAAGGTGGAGTAAGTCTGCGATATAAGGAAAGTAAGCTAGGTGTGATAAGTTATGAAATTGTCAAGTATGACCAGCTGCAACAAGTTGTGAAGTTTACTGATGGTAGTGATGTGTTCAATGTTGAATATCTGAAAGACTTTGCTGATGTTTACAATGTCCTCACTGCTAGATGTAACTATTCGCACAGCCATAACCAGTATTCCTATAACAATTCAATAGAGATAGTGCTAAGGCCGGATGCTGAAAGACCTAACTATCTGGGAAGACTGAAAGAGAAAGTTGTATCCTCAAACAGCATCAAAGATATATACACTCTGACTCTGTGGGCGAGTAGCATATATGATGAACACTGCTACCCGGCTAGCCCTATCGACTTTGACACCCTGCTATCTGCCGACTGGTTAGATATGGCATTTGGTCAGACTGTCATCATGCATGGTCTAGAAGAGGGTGTTGGGATATCAGAGAAGCTAAACAAAATTAGCATTGACACATCAACGGGAATAGCAAGGATATCACTAGCTAAGCGAGTAAGCCTAGCGAGTGCGTTACTTGAGAATCGACTCAACGCAAACATTTAAGGAGAACATATGAACATTTTAGATAAAGAGAAATTAGACTCAACACTTAAAGAAATCAAGAAAGAAGCTGATAGCCGGTTCAATGACTGGACTGACGAACAGAAGCGCAGTTGGGTGTATGCCACTGCCTATGCTTGGATGGCATCTTTTGATAATGCTGATGCGTTGGTAGTAGATGCATCAGAGTCAGATGCGGGAACTAAGCTAGCATTGATGCACATAGAGATAATGATGAATAGCATGTCTGAATCTGCTAGTAAGTCAAAAGCTAAATAGCCCTAGAAGCGCACCATATCGACGATAAGCCACTAACAGGAAGATTGGTGTGTAATGTATCGTATCGAAATCTGCTGACCCGTATATCGCCTTACACAACCTCACTTGTCATAAGACATGAAATTACCCCTAGAGAAATCTAGGGGCATCTTTCGTTTGTGCTGGCTTAGTTGGTTTCTTCTTCTCTGGCAGCATCTAGTTCGGCTTGCAGTTCTGATTTAGCTTCTTTGTACTGCTCACCTGTCGGGTTATACGTCTTCATTGCTTTTTCTGCTTCTTCCAAGTTGCCATCAGCAATATGGTTTCTTACTTCTTTTTTGAGTTTAGTCCATTTGGCATTTGTAAGTTTGGGTTTCGATGCGGATGAAGTGCCAGTGCCTAAGAACGCCATGATGTGCGCTTCTCGCTGTTCATCCGTCATGTTCATAATATCTTCTGCTGTCACACCGGCTTTAGCTTGTGTGGATTTGCTATTCAGGCTGGTGATGTAACTGCTGAACCATTCTTCAAAAGCATCATCATCGAGAATAACATAGTCATTTCCATAAGCCTGAAAGCCTTTGTCGGCTTTGCCATCTTTGGTAATTGGCATTCCGATTTTAACTTCTTTCTTTTCGCCATCTAAGACAAATTTAGTTTCAGGTGCAGTCAGGGGAAGCATTGTGGTGTAAGCAATATGCTTTTCTCCGATAGCTTTTTTAATAGCATTGCTGAGTGCTTTAGCTGTCAGTTGACTCATATCACCGTCATAAGCGCTCAGGATATCGGTTAGCTTAGTGATTGATGGCTTGCTGCTTTTTTTAGTCATAGAAATACCTCGGCACTCAGACTAGTACGGCTATAGCGGGAAGACAAGTGAGTGTGAGTGAATCTATGTTAGTAGAGACAAAAAAGACCCCCACCCATACCGGCAGGGGTGAGGGCTGGCTATCGAGTAGGTCAGGTGGTACGGCTGCTGAGATACCAGCGCATCAGGCTAGTGCTACTATCCAAACTTTGCTGATACGGCCATGGGTTACGGTGACGGCCACAGCGAACGCCTCGTCGGACAGGTCGCCCGCGAACACCCGGGCACCCTCATCGCCACCAAGATCAGTCCCCTGAACGGGCAGTGGCCCGCCGCGCCCGCCACCACCGCCGATCAGGCCTACCCCGGCGAGTACGTGATCCGCATGACCGAAGAGAGCCTCGCCCGCCTGGGCCTGGACACCATCGACGTGCAGCAACTTCACGTCTGGAACGACTCCTGGCTGGGCCAGGGCGACTGGCAGGACGCCGTGACGCAGCTCAAGCGCGACGGCAAGGTCCGCGCCTTCGGCATCAGCGTCAACGACCACCAGCCTCACAACGCCGTGGCCGCCGTCGAGGCCGGAGCGGTGGACAGCGTGCAGGTCATCTACAACGTGTTCGACCAGTCCCCCCAGGACCGCCTGCTCGACGCCTGCCACGCCCACGGCGTCGGCGTGATCGTCCGCGTGGCCCTCGACGAGGGTAGCCTGACCGGCACCCTGACCGAAAACACCACCTTCCCGGAAGGCGACTGGCGCAACGGGTACTTCGGCGGCAACCGCCTGACCGAACTGCAACCCCGCCTGCGCGCCATCGAACAGGACCTCGGCCTGCGCACCGACCAGCTCGCCGAGACCAGCCTGCGCTTCGTCCTCAGCCACCCGGCTGTGTCCACCGTGATCGTCGGGATGCGCTCGGTGCGTAACGTGGAACGCAACGCCGCCCTCGCGGACGGCCAGGGCCTCCCGGCCGAACAGGTACGCAAACTCTACGCGCACCGCTGGGACCGCAACTGGTACCTCCCCGCCGAGTAACGCCCAGCTCCGGGGGGTTCCGGACGCGCGGTACGCTGCGAGCATGAAACGACTCGGTGACGTGATCATCTTGGAACTCCCCGCCACCCTGATGGGCACGCCCAGCGTCATCCACCCGGTCGCGCTGGTCGGCCCGGACCATATCCTGACTCTGGTGGACACCGGGCTGCCCGGCATGCTGGACGCCATCATCGGCGAACTGCACGCCGCCGACTTCACGCTCGGGCAGGTGCGGCGAGTGATCGTCACGCACCACGACCTCGACCACATCGGCAGCCTGGAAGCCGTCGTGCACGCCACCGGCGCGGAAGTCTGGGCACTGGAACCCGAGGTGCCGTACGTCACGGGCGAACGGCGTGCCCAGAAACTTCCCAGCCCCGAGCAGGCGCAGGCGATGCTGGCCGACCCGGATCTGAACCCCGTCATGCGCGCCATGCTGACCCGCGAACCCGTCCGTGTGCCCGTCAGCCGCGCCCTGCGGGACGGCGACCTGCTGCCCGGTCAGGTCCGCGTGATCGCCACGCCCGGCCACACCCCCGGCCACCTGAGCCTGCTCGTTCCCGGCGGGAACATCCTGATCAGCGGCGACGCGCTGACCTCACAGGACGGCGCGCTGCACGGCCCCCTCTCCCGCGCCACGCCCGACCTGCCCGGCGCGCACGACTCCGTCCGCCGGCTCGCGCAGGAGGACGTGCAGACCATCGTCACGTACCACGGCGGCGTGGTCAGCGACGACGCCGGAGGGCAACTGCGCGCCCTGGCCGCCAGCCTGGACAGCTGACCCCGGCCCTTACCCCGTCCCGGCAGGTTGCCGCTGCATCAGCGCGGTGCGTTTGCACCGTGCCACGATCTCGCCCCGCTGGTTGATCGCACGGTGCTCCACGGTCACGATGCCCGCGTCGGGGCGGCTGCGGCTCTCACGGACCTCCAGCACCTCGGACTCGGCGTGAATGGTGTCCCCGTGAAACACGGGTTTCGGGAAGGTCACGTCCGTCAGGCCCAGGTTCGCCACCAGCGTGCCCAGCGTCAACTCATGCACGCTGAGGCCCACCAGCAGGCTCAGGGTGAGCAAGCTGTTTACCAGCGGTCGCCCGAACTCGGTTCCGGCCGCGTACTCGTGATCCAGGTGCAGCGGCTGCGGATTCATGGTCATGGTCGTGAAGAACACGTTGTCGGCCTCGGTCACGGTGCGCGTCACGCGGTGCCGGATGAGGGTGCCGGGCGTCAGCTCCTCCAGGTAACGCCCCTGCGGGCGGTTCAGGTCCTCATTCATGGGGTGCCTCCGGTGGTCAGTGGGGAGCAGGAAGTGGGGAGTGGATCGTGGTGTTTCCACGGCCCACGCATCACTGGCCTACTCATCACTGCCGACCTCCTGCGCGAGGATGGCGCGCGCGGCGGCCAGCATGGGTTCATCGACCATCTGGCCCTCGAAGCTGAAGGCTCCGTGCCCCTGCGCGGCGGCATCGTGGGCGGCGGCGAGCAGGGCGTGGGCGCGGGTCTTCTCGGCGTCGGTCGCGCCGAAGAGGTCGTGGGCCAGTGCAACCTGCGCCGGGTGGATGCAGAGCTTCCCGGCGTACCCGAGGGCGCGGCCCAGCGCCCCGTCCTCGCGGAAGCGGTCCGGGTCGTTAAGGGCGGTCACGACGATATCCAGCGCGGGCACGCCGGTCAGGCGGGCGGCCAGCGCCACCTGCGAGCGGGCGTACAGCACTTCCAGCCCGCCGGGGGTGCGCCGCCCACCCAGGTCGGTCGTGTAGTCCTCCGCGCCGAAGTAGGCCCAGCGCACGGCGTCTTCACGCAGGATCTCGTGGGCGTTCCACACGCCGGCCCCGGTTTCCAGGCCCGCCAGGATCGGCAGGTTCAGGCCGTGCGTGGCCAGCGCATTCACGACGAGGCGCACGTCGGCGGCGCTCTCCAGTTTCGGGATGACCACCCCGGCCAGTTCTGGCGTGAGGACGTTCAGGTCGCCTGCGAAGTACGGCGAGTGCGGGGCGTTCACGCGCAGGAACACCGGCAGGTGCGGCGCGGCCGTCATCAGGTCCCGCGCGGCGTCCTGCGCGACCGGGCGGGCGGCGGCCTTCGCTTCCGGGTTGCCGGGAATGGCGTCTTCCAGGTCGATCACCACGGCGTCCGGCTGCGCGCGCGGCAGTTTGGCGATCAGGTCGGCGCGGTTGCCCGGCGCGAACAGCAGGCTGCGCGGGCGGGCCAGTCGGGGGGCGCTCACGCGGGCCACCCCTGGCGGAGCAGCTTGCAGGAGAACAAACGAACGTTCGTTGACATGCCCCGAGGATAGCGGCTGGACCCGCTCCCGGCGAGCCGCGCCGGAGGGCCGGACAGCCTACCCGGCCCGCCCGGCCGGGTCCGGTTCGTCCAGTCGCAGCAGCGCCGGGGAGAGGAAGCCCGCCAGGGCGGCCAGTCCACTCAGGACGCCGCCCACGATGAAGACGCCGCGCACGCCGATCCACTCGCCCAGAGGCGCGGCGAGGGCCAGACCGGCCGGACCGGCCAGACCCATGACCATGTTCAGCAGCGACAGCGCGCGGCCCTGCAACTCGTTCGGAATGACCCGCTGAAGCAGCGCCGTCATGGGCGCGTTCCCGAACGTGAAAGCCGCGCCGCTCACGACCCACCACGTGATCGCCAGCCAGAACGCCCCTGCCGGGGCCAGGGCTGTCAGGGCGACCGTCACGCACGACACGGCGAACGCCACGAGGACCGTCACGACCTGCCGGCGCGGGTTGAGGGCCGCGATCAGCACCCCGCCCGCGATCATGCCCAGCCCGGACAGGCCCTCCATCAGCGCGACCTGCGCCGCCCCGCCCCCGAAGTGCTCCTTGACGAGCAGCGGCGTCAGCGTGAAGGTGGGCATGACGGCCAGGACCACCGCGCCCAGCAGCAGGTACAGCCGCCGCAGGCCCGGATGCCCCCAGACCACGCGGACGCCCGCGCGGAACTCGGTCAGGACGCCCGTGCGGTCCTCCCGCGCCAGCCGCCGCTGCGGCACTGCGTACACCAGCAGCGGCGCGACACCCAGCAGGGCCGTGACCACGTCGATGCTCAGGGCCGCGCCCAGCGGCAGCACGCTGATCGCCAGCGCTCCCAGCGGGGCGGCCGCGACGGTCATGATCCCCTGAAGGGACTGGTTCAGTCCGGCGGCGCGCGGCAGGAACGAGGCGGGGACCAGCATGGCGCTGCTCGCGCCGGCCGCCGGTGTCTGGAAGGCCTGCATGGCCGAGCGGATGAACATCATGGTGTACACGTGCCACAGTTCGACCGTGCCGCTGGCGAACAGGCTGATCAGGACCAGCATGCACGCGGCGCTGACCACGTCGGCGGTGATCATGATCGCGCGGCGGCTGTAGCGGTCCGCGAAGATGCCGCCCAGCGGGGACAGCAGCGCCTGCGGCAGCAGGGCCGCGACGCCCGCGATGCCCAGCGCGGCGGCGCTGCCGGTCGTGTCGGTGATCCACCACAGCAGCACGAACTGCGTCATGGCCGAGCCGATCAGGGACAGGGCCTGCCCGGTAAAGATGCTCCAGTAGCGGCGCTGCCAGCCGGGGCCGGGATCGTAGGCGGCCTGGGGGTCCGGCGCGGCGGGGTTCAGCGGGTCCATGCGGTCAGCGTCTCCCGCAGCGCGTGGACCTGCGTGTCGTTCAGGCGGGGCAGGCCGGTCAGGTCGCCCATCCAGTACCCGTCGCAGGCGAGGCGGATGGCGTGCGCGGTCCCGGCGGGCAGACCGTCGTGTTCGGGTTCGGTCAGCAGGAACGCCTGGGCCTCGCTCAGGCCGGCCAGCAGCGCCGGGTGCCCGGCCAGTGGCGCGAGGGCCGCGTGCAGCGCCTGCCCGTCCTCGTCCGGGGTGAAGGTCAGGGCGATGTACGCGCGCAGCCACGCGCCGCGTGCCGGGCCGTGCGCGGCGAGTTCGGCGGCGTGCGCGGTGGTCAGCCGCTGGCGGAAGTCGTCGATCAGGGCAGCGCCCAGCGCACGCAGCAGGGCGTCGCGGGTGGGGTAGTGGTGCAGCAGGCCGCCCTTGCTGATCCCGGCGGCGCGGGCCACGGCGTCCAGCGACAGGGACGCGCCCTGCTCGCGCAGCACGGTGGAGGCGGCGGCCAGCAGGGCGGCGCGGGTCAGTTCCGGTTGGCGGGCTCTTGGCATGCTGCCAACATACCGTCCAGACGGTCGGTAAAGATGAGTGGCGTTCCTGGCGCGCCTGCCTAGTTTCCGGCATTGACCCGGTGAGGGCGCGGCGCGTACACTTCCCGGCATGAACGCGGCGAGTAACAACAACGTGAATGATGATCCCTGCTAGGGGACGTCACGCCGCATACCGCGCCCCCGACCCCACCACGGAGTCGGGGGCTTCTTCATGAACAAGGAGACGAGAGCCCATGACCACCGAAGCGCACACCCCGGAAGCCGCCCAGCAACG includes:
- a CDS encoding MBL fold metallo-hydrolase, producing MKRLGDVIILELPATLMGTPSVIHPVALVGPDHILTLVDTGLPGMLDAIIGELHAADFTLGQVRRVIVTHHDLDHIGSLEAVVHATGAEVWALEPEVPYVTGERRAQKLPSPEQAQAMLADPDLNPVMRAMLTREPVRVPVSRALRDGDLLPGQVRVIATPGHTPGHLSLLVPGGNILISGDALTSQDGALHGPLSRATPDLPGAHDSVRRLAQEDVQTIVTYHGGVVSDDAGGQLRALAASLDS
- a CDS encoding MaoC family dehydratase, translated to MNEDLNRPQGRYLEELTPGTLIRHRVTRTVTEADNVFFTTMTMNPQPLHLDHEYAAGTEFGRPLVNSLLTLSLLVGLSVHELTLGTLVANLGLTDVTFPKPVFHGDTIHAESEVLEVRESRSRPDAGIVTVEHRAINQRGEIVARCKRTALMQRQPAGTG
- a CDS encoding HpcH/HpaI aldolase/citrate lyase family protein produces the protein MSAPRLARPRSLLFAPGNRADLIAKLPRAQPDAVVIDLEDAIPGNPEAKAAARPVAQDAARDLMTAAPHLPVFLRVNAPHSPYFAGDLNVLTPELAGVVIPKLESAADVRLVVNALATHGLNLPILAGLETGAGVWNAHEILREDAVRWAYFGAEDYTTDLGGRRTPGGLEVLYARSQVALAARLTGVPALDIVVTALNDPDRFREDGALGRALGYAGKLCIHPAQVALAHDLFGATDAEKTRAHALLAAAHDAAAQGHGAFSFEGQMVDEPMLAAARAILAQEVGSDE
- a CDS encoding MFS transporter, with amino-acid sequence MDPLNPAAPDPQAAYDPGPGWQRRYWSIFTGQALSLIGSAMTQFVLLWWITDTTGSAAALGIAGVAALLPQALLSPLGGIFADRYSRRAIMITADVVSAACMLVLISLFASGTVELWHVYTMMFIRSAMQAFQTPAAGASSAMLVPASFLPRAAGLNQSLQGIMTVAAAPLGALAISVLPLGAALSIDVVTALLGVAPLLVYAVPQRRLAREDRTGVLTEFRAGVRVVWGHPGLRRLYLLLGAVVLAVMPTFTLTPLLVKEHFGGGAAQVALMEGLSGLGMIAGGVLIAALNPRRQVVTVLVAFAVSCVTVALTALAPAGAFWLAITWWVVSGAAFTFGNAPMTALLQRVIPNELQGRALSLLNMVMGLAGPAGLALAAPLGEWIGVRGVFIVGGVLSGLAALAGFLSPALLRLDEPDPAGRAG
- a CDS encoding TetR/AcrR family transcriptional regulator — translated: MPRARQPELTRAALLAAASTVLREQGASLSLDAVARAAGISKGGLLHHYPTRDALLRALGAALIDDFRQRLTTAHAAELAAHGPARGAWLRAYIALTFTPDEDGQALHAALAPLAGHPALLAGLSEAQAFLLTEPEHDGLPAGTAHAIRLACDGYWMGDLTGLPRLNDTQVHALRETLTAWTR